Proteins encoded within one genomic window of Nitrospina gracilis 3/211:
- a CDS encoding HEPN domain-containing protein, translating to MKNHLIKTVTAISECEIHLRDANAEGSEIEVYLAQYLVVILSAEMQQQIYKIIREVIDSVDDKKIKSFASNAQEKLFRSVGKGEIAGYLGCFGKDRKDKFNSLLEDRDVSLYNNAIGERHRVAHSTANQLTLREIKDALISAEKVLSAVKIALQD from the coding sequence ATGAAAAATCATTTAATAAAAACGGTGACGGCAATAAGTGAATGTGAAATTCATTTGCGTGATGCGAATGCTGAAGGGTCCGAAATTGAGGTATATTTAGCGCAATATCTTGTGGTTATTCTTAGTGCTGAGATGCAGCAGCAAATTTATAAAATAATTAGGGAAGTTATAGACTCTGTAGATGATAAGAAAATTAAATCCTTTGCTTCAAATGCTCAAGAAAAACTATTTCGGAGTGTTGGGAAAGGTGAAATTGCTGGGTATTTGGGTTGCTTTGGGAAAGACAGAAAAGATAAGTTTAATTCTCTTCTAGAGGATCGAGACGTGTCTTTATACAATAATGCCATCGGCGAACGCCATAGAGTGGCCCATAGTACAGCAAATCAATTGACGTTGCGTGAAATAAAAGATGCTTTAATATCCGCTGAAAAAGTGTTGAGTGCTGTAAAAATAGCTTTGCAAGATTAA